The following proteins come from a genomic window of Triticum aestivum cultivar Chinese Spring chromosome 6A, IWGSC CS RefSeq v2.1, whole genome shotgun sequence:
- the LOC606390 gene encoding dof zinc finger protein 4 has translation MQDFQSIPGLAGRLFGGAAAADIRRVQGPASRCGVFSQAASAQPEAAVKCPRCESTNTKFCYYNNYNLSQPRHFCKSCRRYWTKGGVLRNVPVGGGCRKAKRSSSSASAPSTPAATDAKSQRRASASSSSRSNSGSGSASPTAAAEETTTTETEPPPPPTPSSNSNSNAVSFANRMTNYPFAADVPPPAPIFADQAAALASLFAPPPPPPLPVFSFSAEPKMEEAIGSLLLPGQEASQEPEEPTCTSTVADMAPFMSLDAGIFELGDASPADYWNGGSCWTDVQDPSVYLP, from the coding sequence ATGCAAGACTTCCAGTCCATCCCGGGCCTCGCCGGGCGGctgttcggcggcgcggcggcggcggacatccGGCGCGTGCAGGGCCCGGCGTCCCGGTGCGGCGTGTTCTCGCAGGCGGCGTCCGCGCAGCCGGAGGCGGCCGTCAAGTGCCCGCGGTGCGAGTCCACCAACACCAAGTTCTGCTACTACAACAACTACAACCTGTCGCAGCCGCGCCACTTCTGCAAGAGCTGCCGCCGGTACTGGACCAAGGGCGGCGTCCTCCGCAACGTCCCCGTCGGCGGCGGCTGCCGCAAGGCCAAGCGCAGCTCCTCGTCGGCGTCCGCACCGTCGACGCCCGCGGCCACGGACGCCAAGAGCCAGCGGCGCGCGTCCGCGTCGTCCTCCTCCCGCTCcaacagcggcagcggcagcgccaGCCCCACGGCCGCTGCGGAAGAGACGACGACAACGGAGACCGAGCCCCCTCCTCCGCCCACGCCGTcgtccaactccaactccaacgcGGTCTCCTTCGCCAACCGCATGACGAACTACCCCTTCGCGGCAGACGTGCCACCTCCGGCGCCGATATTCGCCGACCAGGCCGCCGCGCTCGCGTCCCTCTtcgcgccgcctcctccaccgcctctcccGGTGTTCAGCTTCTCGGCGGAGCCCAAGATGGAGGAGGCGATCGGGTCACTGCTGCTCCCGGGGCAGGAGGCGTCGCAGGAGCCAGAGGAGCCCACCTGCACCTCCACCGTCGCGGACATGGCGCCGTTCATGTCGCTGGACGCGGGGATCTTCGAGCTCGGCGACGCGTCGCCGGCCGATTACTGGAACGGCGGGAGCTGCTGGACGGACGTCCAGGACCCGTCCGTCTACCTACCCTAG